Below is a genomic region from Methanosphaera sp. ISO3-F5.
GCTGGTATGGGTGGAATCTCAAAAACAGGCACTGTCCGTGACTACACCGTAGAAGCATTACTTGTAAGTGATAATTACTATCCAGACACCCGTAACACAACAACATTTAATGTTGAAAGAAGTCCAGTGACAATCGAATTAAACAAAGTAACAGTGAACAAAAACAACAAGTTAAGCATAAAAGCTAACATCAAAGATTACAAATCAAACAATGTAATTGGTGACAACCAGGTTAACATTAAGATTAATGGTAAATCATATGTGAACCCAAAAACTAATAAGACCCAAAACTTCAAAGTTACAAATGGAGTTGTGGATTTAAGTGGTTTACAGTTATCTAAGGATCTTAAGGTTAAGAAGGTTACCATAGTTACTGGTGCTCGTCAGGCTTACTTTGGTGGTCGTAACGAAACTAGTAAAATAGTAAGAGTATAATGAATTTTTATTCTTTATACTCCCTTAACCCCCCAATTATTATTTTTATTTTATTATTATCTTTTTTTTAGATTTTAATCGTATTACAAGTGATAATTTTAATAAAAACTTGGAATAGAGTTCTATTTTTTACAAAAAAAACATTTTTGATAATCTCTAATATTTCCTTAAAGTGGAGAATATATGGAGGGAAGGATAAAAAAATATATTAAAACACATGAAATCTATATGTTTTCTTCTTTAATAAGGTCAAGTATTTCCTCAGCCCTACTGATAACCATTAATGGATACGGATTTTCATAGTCTTCACGGCTTCCCTGACCATAAGTTACCAGTACCAAGTCAATACCCGCATTTATTGCTACTTTCACATCAGCATCCTTGTCACCAAGGTATACAACTTCCTCGAGGCTAACATTTTCATTGTTTATTATTTCATTTACTCTGTAGGGGTTTGGTTTATCAGGTACTCCTTTCCTGTACCCGGATATGTGCTTGAAGTTCACTTCATTGAAATACTTTTCTGCTAACTTTTCAACGGTTTTTTCTTCACGGTTACTGCATATTGCAAGTGTAACTCCATGTTCTTCAAGTTTCTTCAGTACCTGTATTATCCCGGGGTATGGCCTTGTATTCGTTAACGGGTCTTCTTTGTATAATTCAATGTATCTGTCATATACGGGCGTGTTTTTACCGGCATTGTTGTCATTCAGGTATTTTCTAAATGTGGGGTAATGTAAATTGTTAAAGTCTTCTGTATATGGGGGTATATTAAATTCCTCCAGTACCCTGTTAACACAGTTATATGAGTCTTCGAATGTGTCCAGTATCATGCCGTCCAGGTCAAAAATAAATAAACGCTTCATATTGAAATATTTGTTTTAATTAGTTTTTATTATTTTTTAATAAAAATTATCATATTGAATATTGTTCAAAAATTATCAAGCATATACCCTATATTTAATACACTAATAACAAACATATTATATAATGTTATTAATATGATGAAAGTATAAACACAATATAGTTAATGGTGAATAATCTATGAACAATCAGGAAATCATAAAAACAAGAAAAAGCATCAGAACATTCAACAATAAAAAAATAAGCAAGGAAGATAAAGAAAAACTCGTCCAATACATGCAAACAATCAAAAACCCCTATGATATACCCATAGAATTCATAATACTAGACCAGGACAAATACAATCTATCAAATCCAGTAATAGAAGGCGAAGACTTCTACATAGCAGCAAAAGTACCAAAAACAGAACAATGCGAAGAAGCATACGGATACTCCTTCGAAAAACTAATACTATACGCATGGAGTCTGGGAATAGGAACAACATGGATAGGAGGAACATTCAACAGAGAACTCTTCGAAAAAGCAGCCAATATAAATGATGATGAATACATGATGATAGCAACACCAGTAGGCTACCCATCAAATACTAGAACACAAGTAGATAAGGACCTGAGAAACACTATCAAAGGAGATACAAGACTACCCGTACAAGAACTATTCTATGAAAATAACCTACAAACACCATTAGAAACAAAAGAAGAGTGGATGGAAGCAGTAAGATGGGCACCATCAGCCGCAAACATGCAACCCTGGAGGATAATACGCAATGAAAACAAGTACCATTTCTACCTGGAACACACAAAGGGGTACACATCCACAGTAGAATGGGATGTGCAGAAGATAGACATGGGAATAGCAATATGTCACTTCATGACAATACACGGAGGACAACTCAGCCATGAAAATCCAGGCATACAAACAAGTGTAAACATTGAATATATAGCAACAATAAAATAAGATATAACAAGGGAGTTTGATAAATTATGACAAAGAAAATCGTAGCAGTAAATGCAGGACCAAGAAAAGGATGGAATACCGACACACTAATAGATGAAGCAATAAGAGGAGCAGAATCCGAAGGAGCAGAAGTAACCAAGTACAACCTCTTCAAACTGGATAAATACACAGGATGCATCTCATGCTTCGTATGTAAAAAAGAACAATTCAAGGGAAACTGCATAGTAAAGGATGGACTAAAAGAAGTACTAGATGCAATCAGAGAAGCAGATGGACTAATAATAGGCTCACCAAACTATCTTGGAGAAATGACAGCATCATTCAGGGCACTCTACGAAAGACTAATCTTCCAAAACCTAACATACAATACAGAAGTACCATGCTGCAACCAAAACCCAACCAACGTACTCCTAGTAATGACAAGTAACGCACCAGACGACATGTACACACCATTAATACAGAATTACCAGTCCACACTAAACAACTTTGTAGGATCAACAGATGTATTTGTCAGCGGAAACACATTACAAATAGAAGATTACAGTAAAACAGACTGGCCATGGTTTTTCAATGCAGAAGAAAAATATGAAAGACACGAAAAAATATTCCCAAAAGAACGAGAACAAATGTACCAGAAAGGAAAAGAACTAGCAAAAAAATAACACCACCACCCCTTTCTAACCAATAACTTTTTTTAATTAATCAATTATAAATTACAGCATAATATCCTCCACTAAACTCCAATATCAATCAACAAAAAGCTATAAATACATACAAAAATAAACCCTTTCATAAAGATAACAGGAGGAGAATAATAATATGATTTGTCCAAACTGTGGTCTAGAAAATGTAGAAGGAGCAAAATTTTGCCAAAGCTGCGGACATCCACTAAACAATTACCAGAACCCAGGATACAACAATTACACACAACCAATACCAACACAAAAAAATAAAAACAACAACACAATACTCATCCTATGCATCACAATCATCATATTAACAGCAATAATAGCAGGAACATACCTATTCTTACTAAACAATAACGAAACAACACCTAACAATCAGGCAAACGAGATAAATATTCCACAACTAAATGTAAGCTCTGCATCATTCTACCTGGACGGAAACCCAAACACTGGAATACCAGCAACAATAACAGTCGGAAAAGAACACGTTGGAGAAAACATGGAAGTTATCACAACATACTCAAGGGACGGAACAAACCTAAACAGCCCATCAGGATACGAAAACCATGTAGTAGACGAAGATGGAAACATAAAAATAACAGAATACGCACCAATACCAAAATACCCGGATTACTGTAAAATAGAAATACGATACAAAAACAATGTATACCAATACGGTTGTGACATGGGCAAACACAAAGGATCACAAACAAGCACACCAAGACCAATATCATAACTCATAGAAAAATAATATAAACCAAGATACATAACCAAAACAAAAGGTGGCCTGAAAATAAAATGAAATTTTGTCCACAATGCAGATATGCAAACACGGATGATGCAATGAACTGCACAAACTGTGGCCAACCACTAGAT
It encodes:
- a CDS encoding HAD family hydrolase, yielding MKRLFIFDLDGMILDTFEDSYNCVNRVLEEFNIPPYTEDFNNLHYPTFRKYLNDNNAGKNTPVYDRYIELYKEDPLTNTRPYPGIIQVLKKLEEHGVTLAICSNREEKTVEKLAEKYFNEVNFKHISGYRKGVPDKPNPYRVNEIINNENVSLEEVVYLGDKDADVKVAINAGIDLVLVTYGQGSREDYENPYPLMVISRAEEILDLIKEENI
- a CDS encoding nitroreductase family protein — translated: MNNQEIIKTRKSIRTFNNKKISKEDKEKLVQYMQTIKNPYDIPIEFIILDQDKYNLSNPVIEGEDFYIAAKVPKTEQCEEAYGYSFEKLILYAWSLGIGTTWIGGTFNRELFEKAANINDDEYMMIATPVGYPSNTRTQVDKDLRNTIKGDTRLPVQELFYENNLQTPLETKEEWMEAVRWAPSAANMQPWRIIRNENKYHFYLEHTKGYTSTVEWDVQKIDMGIAICHFMTIHGGQLSHENPGIQTSVNIEYIATIK
- a CDS encoding flavodoxin family protein encodes the protein MTKKIVAVNAGPRKGWNTDTLIDEAIRGAESEGAEVTKYNLFKLDKYTGCISCFVCKKEQFKGNCIVKDGLKEVLDAIREADGLIIGSPNYLGEMTASFRALYERLIFQNLTYNTEVPCCNQNPTNVLLVMTSNAPDDMYTPLIQNYQSTLNNFVGSTDVFVSGNTLQIEDYSKTDWPWFFNAEEKYERHEKIFPKEREQMYQKGKELAKK
- a CDS encoding zinc ribbon domain-containing protein; translated protein: MICPNCGLENVEGAKFCQSCGHPLNNYQNPGYNNYTQPIPTQKNKNNNTILILCITIIILTAIIAGTYLFLLNNNETTPNNQANEINIPQLNVSSASFYLDGNPNTGIPATITVGKEHVGENMEVITTYSRDGTNLNSPSGYENHVVDEDGNIKITEYAPIPKYPDYCKIEIRYKNNVYQYGCDMGKHKGSQTSTPRPIS